One Scomber japonicus isolate fScoJap1 chromosome 1, fScoJap1.pri, whole genome shotgun sequence DNA window includes the following coding sequences:
- the calca gene encoding calcitonin/calcitonin-related polypeptide, alpha, which yields MIMLKLWTLLLAYALIICQMYISQAAPSRNSKDALTDGVTLSSDDAQRLLRAMKEFMQITSDEQEQQTADGNINATAQKRACNTATCVTHRLADFLSRSGGLGHSNFVPTNVGAQAFGRRKRHGPL from the exons ATGATCATGCTGAAACTCTGGACTCTTCTTCTTGCCTATGCGCTGATTATTTGTCAGATGTACATCTCACAGGCAGCTCCATCCAG aAATAGCAAGGATGCCTTGACAGATGGAGTCACACTATCCAGCGACGATGCTCAAAGGTTACTCAGAGCTATGAAGGAGTTCATGCAGATAACCTCAGATGAGCAAGAGcaacaaacagctgatggaaacaT CAATGCAACAGCACAGAAGAGGGCATGCAACACAGCCACCTGTGTAACCCACCGCTTGGCTGACTTCCTGAGTCGATCGGGAGGACTGGGACACAGCAACTTTGTTCCTACCAATGTGGGTGCCCAGGCATTTGGCAGAAGGAAGCGACACGGTCCTCTGTGA